In Stenotrophomonas lactitubi, the genomic window GTCAACTGCAGGCCTGGTGCCGCGAGGCCGAGGAAAGCGGCATTGCCGCGCTGCAGGCCTATGCCGCGCGACTGAAGGGTTACACCCTGGTGGGCGGATGAAGGCTGCGCTGACGGTGTTGTTGCTGGTCGCAGTGTGGGCGCCTGCCGTGCAGGCCCAGGTCAGCGACACCGCCAGCTACCTGCAGCGCATGGACAGCGACGGCGACGGCAAGGTCAGTGAAGCCGAGTACCTGCAGTGGATGCTGTACGCGTTCGATCGCATGGACCGCAACGGCGATGGCGTGCTGACCGCCGATGAGCTGCCCGGCGGCAAGGGCAGGGCCATCAGCCGCGAACAGCAGCGGCAGACGATCGTGCAGCG contains:
- a CDS encoding EF-hand domain-containing protein; this translates as MKAALTVLLLVAVWAPAVQAQVSDTASYLQRMDSDGDGKVSEAEYLQWMLYAFDRMDRNGDGVLTADELPGGKGRAISREQQRQTIVQRFHKQDANGDGFLDARELAAPPR